The Natator depressus isolate rNatDep1 chromosome 8, rNatDep2.hap1, whole genome shotgun sequence genome window below encodes:
- the LOC141992813 gene encoding LOW QUALITY PROTEIN: uncharacterized protein LOC141992813 (The sequence of the model RefSeq protein was modified relative to this genomic sequence to represent the inferred CDS: inserted 1 base in 1 codon), which yields MGPGWLSPQETDIKMLPPFKEGDVIDAFLTTFEKACNVHQGDPADRFRHLTPLLGPKAKEMFSQMDKVEAGDYELFKQALLHKFEXTPEAYRKRFRSMQKTQEMTYLELVMLMGEYTCKWVNGAGAQTKEDMIELMGLERLYELCSSDLRMWLVDKRLKDLRCAGLLADEFVDSRSGYGMESQGDRPTSVQKGGHPGASLKGVSDKSLPRGTANTRADQPAPGDQPDLRCNYCGQKGHRWCRCQKLRDRMSKPSPQSVNWVGAQPEERLAPQAGGAGSLAMAQVGGVSQASSSGRLDALDSKFSVYTVGVGLPLRSECLIPLEVDGKQVTGYWDTCVEVTLARPEVVAPDQVVPNTYLTLMGTCGPPFKVPVARVHLKWEAKEGPKDVGVHHQLPTEVLMGDDLVNWPGGPQSTLVITRSQSQQRALCPDTGGGALLGTQVPTLAGKESLGTGLGLGPSH from the exons ATGGGCCCAGGGTGGCTAAGCCCACAGGAAACTGATATAAAAATGTTGCCTCCGTTTAAGGAAGGGGATGTTATAGATGCCTTCCTCACTACCTTTGAGAAGGCCTGCAATGTACACCAGGGTGACCCTGCAGACAGGTTTCGGcatctcacccccttactgggtCCCAAAGCCAAAGAGATGTTCAGCCAGATGGACAAGGTGGaagcaggggactatgaactgttcaaacaagCCCTGCTGCACAAGTTTG CTACCCCTGAGGCATACAGGAAAAGGTTCCGGAGTATGCAGAAGACCCAGGAGATGACCTATCTGGAACTGGTCATGCTGATGGGGGAATACACCTGCAAGTGGGTGAACGGGGCTGGTGCCCAGACCAAGGAGGACATGATTGAACTGATGGGGCTGGAGCGACTATATGAACTGTGTTCCTCTGACCTGAGGATGTGGCTGGTGGACAAGAGGCTGAAGGACCTGCGCTGTGCAGGGCTGCTGGCTGACGAGTTTGTAGACAGCAGGTCGGGATATGGAATGGAATCCCAGGGGGACAGGCCCACATCAGTGCAGAAGGGGGGTCACCCAGGGGCTTCCCTGAAGGGAGTCTCGGATAAATCCCTCCCAAGAGGCACAGCCAATACCAGAGCTGACCAACCAGCCCCAGGGGACCAACCGGACCTGAGGTGTAATTACTGTGGGCAGAAGGGCCACAGATGGTGCCGGTGCCAAAAGCTCAGGGACAGGATGAGCAAACCGAGCCCTCAAAGCGTTAACTGGGTGGGAGCCCAACCGGAGGAGAGACTGGCTCcccaggcaggaggggctggcagTTTAGCAATGGCCCAAGTGGGAGGAGTCTcccaggccagctcctctggGAGACTTGATGCTCTGGATTCAAAGTTCTCAGTCTACACTGTGGGTGTGGGGTTGCCCCTGAGGAGCGAGTGCCTcattcccctggaggtggatgggaagCAGGTCACTGGGTACTGGGACACCTGTGttgaggtgacgctggcccggcccgaggtggtggccccagaccaggtggtgcccaacacctacctaaCCCTGATGGGCACGTGTGGGCCCCCGTTTAAGGTACCCGTGGCGAGGGTACATCTGAAATGGGAGGCCAAGGAGGGGCCCAAAGATGTGGGGGTGCACCATCAATTGCCAACTGAGGTGCTGATGGGGGATGACCTGGTGAATTGGCCAGGTGGCCCCCAGAGCACCCTAGTCATCACCCGTAGTCAGAGCCAGCAAAGGGCACTTTGCCCTGACACCGGGGGTGGTGCCCTGCTGGGGACACAGGTCCCTACCCTGGCGGGAAAGGAGTCACTGGGGACAGGACTGGGCCTTGGACCCAGCCACTGA